From a region of the Campylobacter anatolicus genome:
- a CDS encoding rhodanese-like domain-containing protein codes for MKLLKMVLLIAIVANISLAEVSEIAVKPQELSNYKQIVDVRTPKEWAETGVIDGAKLVTLSENKDEFIAKLKEVGVNINEPVAFICRSGKRSAKAANLIDNGNTKYINLKGGMSQLIKDGYQTKPYSEK; via the coding sequence ATGAAATTATTAAAGATGGTATTATTAATCGCAATAGTTGCAAACATTAGTTTAGCTGAAGTTAGCGAGATCGCAGTAAAACCTCAAGAGTTATCAAACTACAAACAAATCGTAGATGTCCGTACACCAAAAGAGTGGGCTGAAACTGGCGTTATAGATGGAGCAAAGTTAGTAACTCTAAGTGAAAACAAAGATGAGTTTATAGCAAAATTAAAAGAGGTTGGGGTAAATATAAATGAGCCAGTAGCCTTTATCTGTAGAAGTGGAAAAAGAAGTGCCAAAGCTGCAAATCTTATAGATAATGGTAATACAAAATATATAAATTTAAAAGGTGGTATGAGTCAACTTATAAAAGATGGCTATCAAACAAAGCCTTATAGCGAGAAATAA
- a CDS encoding SCO family protein, with protein sequence MKYVFAFLVCFFISSGALFLVLKSDKYDFIAESVNGEVSLKSFNGKYKILYFGYLFCPDVCPSTLAFIGDVLNEIKRDDFELVFITLDPERDTPENLTLMVQNFYKNAIGLRLKNLDKVAKNYGVKYQKINLKNSAMLYSIAHSSSIYLFDKDSKFFTEVSNLTPQNIRENIKNLINNRP encoded by the coding sequence ATGAAGTATGTTTTTGCATTTTTAGTTTGTTTTTTTATAAGTAGTGGTGCTTTATTTTTAGTTTTAAAGTCTGATAAATATGACTTTATTGCTGAATCTGTAAATGGCGAAGTAAGTCTTAAAAGTTTTAATGGCAAATATAAAATTTTATACTTTGGTTATCTCTTTTGCCCCGATGTTTGCCCTAGCACACTTGCATTTATAGGCGATGTCTTAAACGAGATAAAACGCGATGACTTTGAGCTTGTATTTATCACATTAGATCCAGAACGAGATACACCAGAAAATCTAACGCTAATGGTACAAAATTTTTATAAAAATGCGATCGGACTAAGGCTAAAAAATCTAGATAAAGTTGCCAAGAACTATGGTGTAAAATACCAAAAAATTAATCTTAAAAACTCAGCTATGCTCTACTCTATTGCACATAGCTCATCGATATATCTCTTTGATAAAGATAGCAAATTTTTTACTGAAGTTTCAAATTTAACACCACAAAACATAAGGGAAAATATAAAAAATTTAATAAATAATCGTCCATAA
- a CDS encoding copper chaperone PCu(A)C codes for MKKIIMSAIIATFGISALMASDISIDNVRARTTKPGSNNSAIFMDIKNKSNKDIKLLQARSSVCANTEIHTHKMENGMMSMMQIDNINIAKNSETKLAPGGLHIMLINLNRPLNDGDKVDVELEFDNGEKIKLDDVKVTPNFK; via the coding sequence TTGAAAAAAATTATTATGTCTGCGATCATCGCAACTTTCGGCATTTCGGCTCTTATGGCATCTGATATTAGTATAGATAATGTCCGTGCAAGAACAACAAAACCTGGCTCTAACAATAGTGCGATATTTATGGATATAAAAAATAAATCAAATAAAGATATAAAGCTACTCCAAGCACGCTCAAGCGTATGTGCCAACACAGAGATACATACCCACAAAATGGAAAATGGTATGATGTCGATGATGCAGATTGATAACATAAATATTGCAAAAAATAGCGAAACCAAACTTGCTCCTGGCGGACTTCATATAATGCTTATAAATTTAAACAGACCACTAAATGATGGCGACAAAGTCGATGTTGAACTTGAGTTTGATAATGGCGAGAAGATAAAGCTTGATGATGTTAAAGTAACACCAAATTTTAAATGA